A DNA window from Barnesiella intestinihominis YIT 11860 contains the following coding sequences:
- a CDS encoding PspC domain-containing protein: MNTIKKLTRPRNGRMLGGVCAGIGEYLGIDPTVVRIICVLLSIGTIGLALLVYLVLCFVIPESY; the protein is encoded by the coding sequence ATGAATACGATAAAGAAACTTACCCGTCCCCGCAACGGCCGCATGTTAGGCGGCGTATGCGCAGGTATAGGGGAATATTTAGGTATAGACCCTACCGTGGTCCGTATCATCTGTGTACTGTTATCTATCGGGACAATAGGCCTCGCCCTGCTGGTTTATTTAGTCCTTTGTTTTGTAATCCCGGAATCTTATTAA